One part of the Microbacterium aurugineum genome encodes these proteins:
- a CDS encoding class II aldolase/adducin family protein: MSADARRAIERVAHSIHRRGLTHGRTGNLAVRDGDRVLLTPTGVSLADVDADRLSVVALDGSHLDGPKPTKEAFLHVALLRVRPEANAVVHTHSVHAAAVSCLSDVDPENPIPPLTAYYGMRVGKLRMLPYFAPGDPAATGAVEDAARVTHALLLRNHGPVVAGADLDAALDAVEELEHTAQLFLLTRGLATSPLTSAQLHALATPSGRTSS, translated from the coding sequence ATGAGCGCCGATGCCCGCCGCGCGATCGAACGCGTCGCCCACTCGATTCACCGCCGCGGCCTCACGCATGGCCGCACCGGGAACCTCGCCGTGCGCGACGGGGACCGCGTGCTGCTCACGCCGACCGGGGTCAGCCTGGCCGACGTCGACGCGGACCGGCTGTCGGTGGTCGCCCTCGACGGATCGCACCTCGACGGTCCGAAGCCGACGAAGGAAGCCTTCCTCCATGTCGCGCTGCTGCGTGTGCGGCCGGAGGCGAATGCGGTCGTGCACACGCACTCGGTCCATGCCGCCGCGGTGTCGTGCCTGTCCGACGTCGATCCCGAGAATCCGATCCCGCCCCTGACCGCGTACTACGGCATGCGAGTGGGAAAACTGCGGATGCTGCCCTACTTCGCCCCGGGAGACCCGGCAGCGACCGGTGCCGTCGAGGATGCCGCGCGGGTCACGCATGCCCTGCTCCTGCGCAACCACGGCCCCGTCGTCGCCGGGGCCGATCTGGATGCCGCCCTCGACGCGGTGGAGGAGCTCGAGCACACCGCGCAGCTGTTCCTCCTCACGCGCGGCCTCGCCACGTCGCCCCTCACCTCGGCGCAGCTGCACGCGCTCGCCACGCCCTCCGGAAGGACCTCCTCGTGA
- the otnK gene encoding 3-oxo-tetronate kinase, with protein MIGVIADDMTGATDVAAALRRAGLRTLLVLGTELDEHAGPADGIVIGLKTRSLPVEEAVAQSLAALTVLRRQGADRIYVKYCSTFDSTDEGNIGPITEAIADALRADLVVTTPAAPLHGRTVYRGHLFVGDVLLAETHMRDHPVTPMRDSSVPRLLAAQCTAPVGLLPLDVVQRDADSVREVMRRSRAEGIRHLVADAVTDADLAVLADAVDGEILVAGSAGLVGAMALRETAAGATAPTPPSGRTAIIAGSCSRRTLEQIDRFVGSGGPAHRVVAEPGDTAEELAARAVEWWEHLPSDADALLYSSTPAAERRQDVPGAGELYEQAAGLIASQLSDRGVKRLLVAGGETSGEVVRALGTTVAVVGEEVAPGAPWIHDEERDVHLVLKSGNFGEEDLFVEVAAQGRTA; from the coding sequence ATGATCGGCGTCATCGCCGACGACATGACCGGGGCGACGGATGTCGCGGCGGCCCTGCGCCGGGCGGGGCTGCGCACGCTCCTCGTTCTCGGCACCGAGCTCGACGAGCACGCTGGTCCCGCCGACGGCATCGTCATCGGACTGAAGACCCGGTCCCTTCCCGTCGAGGAGGCCGTCGCCCAGAGTCTCGCCGCGCTCACGGTGCTACGGCGTCAGGGAGCGGATCGCATCTACGTCAAGTACTGCTCGACGTTCGACTCCACGGACGAGGGCAACATCGGTCCGATCACGGAGGCGATCGCCGACGCCCTTCGCGCGGATCTCGTGGTGACGACGCCGGCCGCACCCCTGCACGGGCGCACCGTCTACCGCGGCCACCTCTTCGTCGGCGACGTGCTGTTGGCCGAGACGCACATGCGCGACCATCCGGTGACCCCGATGCGCGACTCCTCGGTGCCGCGGCTGCTCGCGGCGCAGTGCACGGCGCCGGTCGGGCTCCTGCCCCTCGACGTGGTGCAGCGGGATGCCGACTCCGTGCGCGAGGTCATGCGTCGGTCGCGTGCGGAGGGGATCCGTCACCTCGTCGCCGACGCCGTGACCGATGCCGACCTCGCCGTCCTCGCCGACGCCGTCGACGGGGAGATCCTCGTGGCCGGATCCGCCGGGCTTGTCGGAGCGATGGCTCTGCGGGAGACGGCGGCCGGCGCGACGGCGCCCACGCCCCCATCGGGTCGCACCGCGATCATCGCGGGCAGCTGCTCCCGACGCACGCTCGAGCAGATCGACCGCTTCGTCGGTTCGGGCGGCCCCGCTCATCGCGTCGTGGCCGAGCCCGGCGACACCGCCGAGGAGCTGGCTGCGCGCGCGGTGGAGTGGTGGGAGCACCTGCCCTCCGACGCGGATGCCCTCCTCTACTCCTCCACCCCGGCAGCGGAGCGCCGCCAGGATGTGCCGGGTGCCGGCGAGCTCTACGAACAGGCGGCGGGCCTCATCGCCTCGCAGCTGTCGGATCGAGGTGTGAAGCGTCTGCTGGTCGCCGGAGGGGAGACCTCCGGCGAGGTCGTCCGGGCCCTCGGCACGACCGTCGCGGTGGTGGGGGAGGAAGTCGCACCGGGAGCCCCCTGGATCCACGACGAGGAGCGCGACGTGCATCTGGTCCTCAAGTCCGGGAACTTCGGCGAGGAGGACCTCTTCGTCGAGGTCGCGGCACAGGGGCGCACAGCATGA
- a CDS encoding hydroxypyruvate isomerase family protein yields MIVETSSGPVRLAANLKWMFTEVPFAERFDAAAEAGFTAVEFASPYELAPADVRRLLDDAGLAQILINTPAGPAGTPTASGAAFVPGAEQEFREGVLRALEYATVLDARVVHVMAGIRPSGADPEAAFATYVSNISWAAEQARGTGVRLALEAINKRDQPGYGLASMETAAAVAQVVDPDIVGVLFDVYHAQVDRGNVIERFEQLRPMVAHVQIADNPGRGEPGTGEIAYERVLARIAQSGYPGWIGCEYAPVAGTRDGLTWIERTLR; encoded by the coding sequence ATGATCGTCGAAACCTCTTCGGGGCCGGTGCGCCTCGCCGCCAACCTCAAGTGGATGTTCACTGAGGTCCCCTTCGCCGAGCGGTTCGACGCGGCCGCCGAAGCGGGCTTCACCGCGGTGGAGTTCGCCTCGCCCTACGAGCTCGCGCCCGCGGACGTGCGTCGGCTGCTCGACGACGCGGGCCTGGCGCAGATCCTCATCAACACGCCCGCCGGACCCGCGGGGACGCCCACAGCGTCGGGGGCGGCCTTCGTGCCCGGTGCCGAGCAGGAGTTCCGCGAGGGGGTGCTGCGGGCGCTGGAGTACGCGACGGTTCTCGATGCACGAGTGGTCCACGTCATGGCCGGCATCAGGCCGTCCGGAGCCGACCCCGAGGCCGCCTTCGCGACCTATGTGTCGAACATCTCCTGGGCGGCCGAGCAGGCACGTGGCACGGGGGTCCGGCTGGCACTGGAAGCGATCAACAAGCGTGATCAGCCCGGCTACGGCCTCGCCTCGATGGAGACCGCGGCGGCGGTGGCGCAGGTGGTGGATCCCGACATCGTCGGCGTGCTCTTCGACGTCTACCACGCGCAGGTTGACCGCGGGAACGTCATCGAGCGTTTCGAGCAGCTCCGGCCGATGGTCGCGCATGTGCAGATCGCCGACAACCCCGGTCGCGGCGAACCCGGAACCGGCGAGATCGCCTACGAGCGCGTGCTCGCCCGGATCGCGCAGAGCGGATACCCCGGGTGGATCGGCTGCGAGTACGCACCCGTCGCGGGCACCCGCGACGGGCTCACCTGGATCGAGAGGACCCTCCGGTGA
- a CDS encoding phosphoglycerate dehydrogenase — protein sequence MTSPDSQDVLITTAFLEPGDEVDRMLRGAGLTTRHEPELERLSAEERARALSGVRAIIAGTRPLGEEEFAQAPALRMIVRTGVGYDSVDVGAATARRVPVCVTPGANRQAVAEHVFALALACARRIPENISNLAAGTWQQLTGRELRGATLGILGLGSIGKAVATIAAGFGMNVVAYDPYFDESFAAANGIRRLELEDLLREADFVTLHLFLDETTRNLLDASRLALMKPDAVLINTARGGIIDEDALVDAVRDGRIGAAALDVFADEPLGASSPLLHTPGILATTHVAGATREARGESGRMAARNVIATLRGQAPEFVVNPDYDAVTA from the coding sequence GTGACATCGCCCGATTCCCAGGATGTGCTGATCACCACCGCGTTCCTCGAACCCGGCGACGAGGTCGACCGGATGCTGCGCGGCGCAGGACTCACGACTCGGCATGAGCCGGAGCTCGAACGCCTGTCCGCCGAGGAACGGGCACGGGCGCTCTCGGGCGTCCGCGCGATCATCGCCGGCACCCGCCCCCTGGGCGAGGAGGAGTTCGCGCAGGCCCCCGCGCTGCGCATGATCGTGCGCACGGGCGTCGGCTACGACAGCGTCGACGTGGGTGCGGCGACGGCACGCCGAGTTCCCGTGTGCGTCACCCCCGGCGCCAACCGTCAGGCGGTCGCGGAGCACGTCTTCGCCCTGGCGCTCGCCTGTGCCCGGCGCATCCCCGAGAACATCAGCAACCTCGCCGCGGGCACCTGGCAGCAGCTCACCGGACGGGAGCTGCGGGGAGCGACTCTCGGAATCCTCGGGCTGGGCTCGATCGGAAAGGCGGTCGCGACGATCGCCGCGGGCTTCGGGATGAACGTCGTCGCGTACGATCCGTACTTCGACGAGAGCTTCGCCGCGGCCAACGGCATCCGTCGGCTCGAACTCGAGGATCTGCTCCGAGAAGCCGACTTCGTCACGCTGCACCTGTTCCTCGACGAAACGACCCGGAACCTCCTCGACGCCTCTCGCCTCGCTCTGATGAAGCCCGACGCGGTGCTGATCAACACCGCGCGCGGCGGCATCATCGACGAGGACGCCCTGGTCGACGCCGTCCGCGACGGGCGCATCGGCGCCGCCGCTCTCGACGTCTTCGCGGACGAGCCGCTGGGGGCGTCGAGCCCGCTCCTGCACACCCCCGGCATCCTCGCCACGACGCACGTCGCGGGTGCGACTCGCGAGGCCCGTGGCGAGTCCGGTCGCATGGCCGCGCGCAACGTGATCGCGACTCTTCGCGGTCAGGCTCCCGAGTTCGTGGTGAACCCCGACTACGACGCGGTGACCGCATGA
- a CDS encoding NAD-dependent epimerase/dehydratase family protein, with product MMTTVLYTGGTGRMGRVIREGLASRYDRVVLFARTDTDESLFPGEEVVIGDLGDLDALTAAAEGVDVIVHLGGIADEAPFEEIRRVNIDGTYHVYEAARRAGVRRVVYASSNHVVGFHPAEEVLDESASLRPDTFYGVSKAFGEALASLYHDKWGVESVLVRIGTFRPEPEDRRQLALWLSWRDGVELFRCAIESAPVGCAVVYGCSANTGRWWNGDAGWAAIGYVPRDDAADHTDGVDFAAPAPTLHGGAFAAPDYEGGIW from the coding sequence ATGATGACGACAGTGCTGTACACCGGCGGGACCGGGCGCATGGGACGGGTGATCCGCGAGGGGCTCGCCTCCCGCTACGACCGCGTCGTGCTGTTCGCGCGGACCGACACCGATGAGTCGCTCTTCCCCGGCGAAGAGGTCGTGATCGGTGATCTCGGCGACCTCGACGCGCTCACGGCGGCGGCGGAGGGCGTGGACGTGATCGTGCACCTCGGCGGGATCGCGGACGAAGCGCCGTTCGAGGAGATCCGCCGCGTGAACATCGACGGCACCTACCACGTCTACGAAGCGGCGCGACGGGCCGGTGTGCGTCGTGTCGTCTACGCCAGCTCCAACCACGTCGTCGGTTTCCATCCCGCGGAGGAGGTGCTGGACGAGAGCGCATCGCTGCGTCCGGACACCTTCTACGGGGTCTCGAAGGCGTTCGGTGAGGCCCTCGCCAGCCTCTACCACGATAAGTGGGGGGTCGAGTCGGTGCTCGTCCGCATCGGCACCTTCCGTCCGGAGCCCGAGGACAGGCGTCAGCTCGCGCTCTGGCTCAGCTGGCGCGACGGGGTCGAGCTCTTCCGCTGCGCGATCGAGAGCGCCCCGGTGGGCTGCGCGGTCGTCTACGGCTGCTCGGCCAACACCGGCCGCTGGTGGAACGGTGACGCGGGATGGGCCGCGATCGGCTACGTGCCCCGCGACGATGCCGCTGACCACACCGACGGCGTGGACTTCGCCGCTCCGGCACCTACTCTGCACGGCGGTGCTTTCGCCGCCCCCGACTACGAAGGAGGGATCTGGTGA
- a CDS encoding MBL fold metallo-hydrolase: MSAQSEGTMSTSTTGSAGPSGYVARPLVEGFPGKSSSHGAFGWSSLWLLDDGVRRVLVDAGQPAYIPLIHAGLERYGLTTDDVTDVLLTHMHWDHVSNFPMFANATTWVGERELRWAAEQPSGTPFLPDLHVQELLRRTDRVGRMAAGQEVLPGIHAIDSAGHTPHHLAFYLERADEKRVFAGDAVKNLYELASGRVDSTLDADTSAATIVAMRSLLTDTGASLVPGHDVELRWEAGEAHRRRPVGAAIGFFADASTGEEDRSIG, translated from the coding sequence GTGAGCGCGCAGAGTGAGGGCACCATGTCGACGTCGACGACCGGATCAGCCGGACCGTCCGGATACGTCGCACGTCCGCTCGTCGAGGGCTTCCCCGGTAAGTCGAGTTCGCACGGTGCATTCGGATGGAGCAGCCTGTGGCTGCTCGATGACGGCGTGCGACGCGTGCTGGTCGATGCCGGACAGCCCGCGTACATCCCCCTCATCCATGCCGGCCTCGAGCGATACGGTCTGACCACGGACGACGTGACCGACGTGCTGCTGACGCACATGCACTGGGATCACGTCTCGAACTTCCCGATGTTCGCGAACGCCACGACCTGGGTGGGGGAGCGCGAGCTGCGCTGGGCGGCCGAGCAGCCGTCCGGGACTCCCTTCCTTCCCGACCTCCACGTGCAGGAGCTTCTTCGCCGCACGGATCGGGTCGGACGCATGGCGGCGGGCCAGGAAGTGCTCCCCGGCATCCATGCCATCGACAGCGCAGGGCATACCCCGCACCACCTCGCCTTCTATCTCGAGCGTGCGGACGAGAAGCGCGTCTTCGCCGGGGATGCGGTCAAGAATCTGTACGAACTCGCCTCGGGGCGGGTCGACTCGACGCTCGACGCCGACACCAGCGCGGCCACGATCGTCGCGATGCGCTCACTGCTGACCGACACCGGAGCCAGCCTCGTACCCGGACACGACGTCGAACTGAGATGGGAGGCCGGCGAGGCACACCGCCGACGCCCCGTGGGAGCCGCGATCGGCTTCTTCGCCGATGCCTCCACGGGTGAAGAGGACCGCAGCATCGGCTGA
- a CDS encoding GntR family transcriptional regulator has product MYEVLLHQFMSGERAAGQSLNIGALSRELDVSQTPLREALARLEHTGLVQREALRGYRVAPVMTREEVEQLGEARVLLEPRLAYEAAQRTTPEFLEGLREAVEDFRRSAEVADTETEGFDLYWRSDARFHMMIAAQSGNAFLELSYAALGGQIQRFRLFSKFGRTGAVSAAPEHDAVYQAIVAGDAEGAADAMRHHIIGATERLLNA; this is encoded by the coding sequence ATGTACGAGGTGCTGCTGCACCAGTTCATGTCGGGGGAGCGGGCGGCGGGGCAGAGCCTGAACATCGGTGCCCTGTCACGCGAGCTGGATGTCAGTCAGACGCCCCTGCGTGAGGCCCTGGCGCGGCTGGAGCACACCGGACTCGTCCAGCGCGAGGCGCTGCGGGGCTACCGCGTGGCCCCGGTCATGACGCGGGAAGAGGTGGAGCAGCTCGGCGAGGCCCGCGTGCTGCTGGAGCCCCGTCTCGCCTACGAAGCCGCGCAGCGGACGACCCCCGAATTCCTGGAGGGTCTGCGCGAGGCGGTGGAGGACTTCCGGCGCTCGGCCGAGGTCGCCGATACCGAGACCGAAGGCTTCGACCTCTACTGGCGCAGCGATGCGCGCTTCCACATGATGATCGCCGCGCAGTCCGGCAACGCCTTCCTGGAGCTGTCCTATGCGGCACTCGGCGGGCAGATCCAGCGGTTCCGCCTGTTCTCGAAGTTCGGGCGCACCGGAGCGGTGAGTGCGGCGCCGGAGCACGATGCGGTCTACCAGGCGATCGTGGCCGGTGACGCGGAGGGTGCGGCCGACGCGATGCGCCACCACATCATCGGTGCCACCGAGCGGCTTCTGAACGCCTGA
- a CDS encoding DUF4097 family beta strand repeat-containing protein yields MTEKWLIAPGEERVIDIESVTRLKVGLVGGQVDVIAHDEPGIRIEVHGVTTKDLRIESHDGEVEIDHPQLGWDNFLEVFRNFGSGGPRAEVSVAVPRSIALTLGVVSACALVSGIRNDARLNTVSGDIIVDTLIGDLTVNSVSGDVQVRGLTGSISANSVSGDVAVTGAVRKATVDIVSGSTLVDAAGDVNTINVNSVSGGTTVRLDESLAANYVIRSLSGRLLIDGIERSTSGPSNYTGTTGELAGRFVDLRANSVSGGVTVLRRTPASITDDEEWEA; encoded by the coding sequence ATGACCGAGAAGTGGCTCATCGCCCCGGGCGAGGAACGCGTCATCGACATCGAGTCCGTCACCCGCCTCAAGGTGGGCCTGGTCGGCGGACAGGTGGATGTCATCGCCCACGACGAACCCGGCATCCGCATCGAGGTGCACGGTGTCACCACCAAAGACCTCCGTATCGAGTCCCACGACGGTGAGGTCGAGATCGACCACCCGCAGTTGGGCTGGGACAACTTCCTCGAGGTGTTCCGCAACTTCGGCTCCGGTGGCCCCCGCGCCGAGGTGAGCGTGGCGGTCCCCCGCTCGATCGCCCTGACCCTCGGCGTGGTCAGTGCCTGCGCCCTGGTCTCGGGCATCCGCAACGACGCACGCCTGAACACCGTGTCCGGCGACATCATCGTCGACACCCTGATCGGCGACCTCACGGTCAACTCCGTCTCCGGCGATGTGCAGGTGCGCGGACTCACCGGTTCGATCAGCGCCAACAGCGTCTCCGGCGATGTCGCCGTCACCGGGGCCGTGCGCAAGGCGACGGTCGACATCGTCTCGGGCTCGACGCTCGTGGATGCGGCCGGCGACGTGAACACCATCAACGTCAACTCGGTCTCCGGCGGCACCACGGTGCGCCTCGACGAGTCACTCGCCGCGAACTACGTCATCCGGTCCCTGAGCGGTCGGCTGCTCATCGACGGGATCGAGCGCAGCACCTCGGGCCCCAGCAACTACACCGGCACCACCGGGGAGCTCGCCGGGCGCTTCGTCGACCTGCGCGCGAACTCCGTCTCCGGTGGCGTCACCGTGCTCCGCCGCACCCCGGCCTCCATCACCGACGACGAGGAGTGGGAAGCATGA
- a CDS encoding PadR family transcriptional regulator: MTPAVFSHGDLRLYLLSLLAEAPQHGYGIIQSLTDRTGGTYTPSAGTIYPRLAKLEEEGLVTKTVDGRTTIYSITEAGRAELASREGDLAGIEAGITDSVRLIASEVRQSVQDAMKSLRADLAAAEKGERSAAKSRPRTESDDSRLLSREEMHRADAVVNAFRARVRTDLRTHLAKGGTLSSSVVTELETALDEAARNVTAALSVRGS; encoded by the coding sequence ATGACCCCGGCCGTCTTCTCGCACGGCGACCTCCGCCTGTACCTGCTGTCGCTCCTCGCCGAGGCGCCGCAGCACGGCTACGGCATCATCCAGTCGCTCACCGACCGCACCGGCGGCACCTACACGCCCAGCGCCGGGACCATCTACCCGCGCCTGGCGAAGCTCGAGGAGGAGGGCCTGGTCACGAAGACCGTCGACGGCCGCACCACGATCTACTCGATCACCGAAGCCGGCCGCGCGGAGCTCGCCTCGCGGGAGGGTGACCTCGCCGGGATCGAGGCCGGGATCACGGACTCCGTGCGCCTGATCGCCAGTGAAGTGCGCCAGAGCGTCCAGGACGCGATGAAGAGCCTCCGCGCCGACCTCGCCGCTGCCGAGAAGGGTGAACGCTCGGCCGCGAAGAGCCGTCCGCGCACGGAGAGCGACGACTCCCGACTCCTCAGTCGAGAGGAGATGCACCGAGCGGATGCCGTGGTCAACGCTTTCCGCGCCCGGGTGCGGACCGATCTGCGCACCCACCTCGCCAAGGGCGGCACCCTGTCGTCATCCGTCGTCACCGAGCTCGAGACGGCGCTCGACGAGGCCGCCCGCAACGTGACGGCAGCCCTCAGCGTCCGCGGATCCTGA
- a CDS encoding universal stress protein, producing MTDDTSTPSDEAAQNAALQKAVIVGMQPGQDRHVVDEAVRYARLLSAPLVVAHVDVTRFVTYEDPDGYVHSAPIDINFDAGAAEFEAVEAEAARLLAGADITWTARQLVGDPALAIKQLANKLDAQLIVVGTRKRGIGESIREFFTGSVAARLAHRQHRSILVVPLGEMVPDDQKEIWPE from the coding sequence ATGACCGACGACACCTCCACTCCGTCCGACGAGGCCGCACAGAACGCGGCATTGCAGAAAGCCGTCATCGTCGGCATGCAACCGGGCCAGGACCGACACGTGGTCGATGAGGCCGTGAGATACGCGCGTCTGCTGAGTGCGCCGCTCGTCGTCGCGCACGTCGATGTCACGCGTTTCGTGACCTACGAAGACCCGGACGGGTACGTGCACTCGGCGCCGATCGACATCAACTTCGATGCGGGTGCCGCGGAGTTCGAGGCGGTCGAGGCCGAGGCTGCGAGGTTGCTCGCGGGCGCGGACATCACCTGGACCGCCCGCCAGCTCGTCGGGGATCCGGCCCTGGCGATCAAGCAACTCGCCAACAAGCTGGATGCGCAGCTGATCGTCGTCGGCACGCGCAAGCGCGGCATCGGCGAATCGATCAGGGAGTTCTTCACCGGCTCGGTCGCAGCGCGCCTCGCCCACCGGCAGCATCGCTCGATCCTGGTCGTGCCCCTCGGTGAGATGGTGCCCGATGACCAGAAGGAGATCTGGCCGGAGTGA
- a CDS encoding DUF3073 domain-containing protein, whose protein sequence is MGRGRQKAKHTKIARELKAYSPSVNYSALERELGHPTDEDAYVDKWADDYADEDEDELEKA, encoded by the coding sequence ATGGGCCGTGGCCGTCAGAAGGCGAAACACACCAAGATCGCCCGCGAACTCAAGGCGTACAGTCCGTCGGTGAACTACTCCGCTCTCGAGCGCGAGCTGGGTCACCCGACCGACGAAGACGCATATGTCGACAAGTGGGCGGATGACTATGCCGACGAAGACGAGGACGAACTAGAGAAGGCCTGA
- a CDS encoding MOSC domain-containing protein: MARVVALYRHPIKGLTPERRDALTVQTDGRIAGDRVLAFRFADAAVPEDRDGLDYWPKSKGLALQDFPALAALRTGYDDETRRVRIEHSGTVLVEAGLDDDGRRELTAAVTEFVLASPEGRRLRRPGRLPLVLVGDGETSRFQDRPRGYVSVHGRGSVHALGEALGMSVDDRRFRSNVVIDDSAPWSELDWTGEVRVGGVVFQAAGPIVRCLATHANPDTGVRDAKVLTTLTGSFAQPEPTLGRLLLPCRTPSDHGQLHAGGVIRVGDEVRAG, from the coding sequence ATGGCCCGCGTCGTCGCCCTCTACCGTCACCCGATCAAGGGGCTCACCCCCGAGCGCCGCGACGCCCTGACCGTGCAAACCGACGGCCGGATCGCCGGAGACCGCGTTCTGGCGTTCCGGTTCGCGGATGCCGCCGTGCCGGAAGACCGGGACGGCCTGGACTATTGGCCCAAATCCAAGGGACTCGCACTCCAGGACTTCCCCGCTCTCGCCGCCCTGCGCACCGGATACGACGACGAGACACGGCGCGTGCGGATCGAACACTCCGGCACGGTGCTCGTCGAGGCAGGACTCGACGACGATGGTCGGCGCGAGCTGACCGCAGCCGTGACCGAGTTCGTCCTGGCGAGCCCCGAAGGCCGTCGCCTCCGGCGACCAGGTCGACTCCCGCTCGTGCTCGTCGGCGATGGGGAGACCTCGCGCTTCCAGGATCGTCCGCGCGGCTACGTCTCGGTGCATGGCCGGGGCAGCGTGCACGCACTGGGTGAAGCCCTCGGGATGAGCGTCGACGACCGACGCTTCCGTTCCAACGTGGTGATCGACGACAGTGCACCCTGGAGCGAGCTCGACTGGACGGGGGAGGTCCGCGTCGGCGGCGTCGTCTTCCAGGCAGCCGGGCCCATCGTGCGGTGCCTCGCGACCCATGCGAACCCGGACACCGGCGTGCGGGATGCCAAGGTGCTCACGACCCTCACGGGCTCCTTCGCGCAGCCGGAGCCGACCCTCGGACGCCTGCTCCTCCCCTGCCGGACACCGTCGGATCACGGCCAGCTTCACGCGGGCGGCGTGATCCGCGTCGGCGACGAGGTCCGCGCGGGGTGA
- a CDS encoding ABC transporter substrate-binding protein: MAITPRFTRTAAIVAVGAVSAFGLAACSSGDSGESSAGGDPVTIEYLHRLPDGEGMTPTSEIVERWNADHPDIQVKATKFDGKSSDMILKLETDVKAGNGPCLAQTGYSEVPQLFVKGLLQDVADEAKKYEDDFSAGAFSGMKVGDAIVGLPQDTGPLVYFYNEAEFTALGLDAPKTLDDLTADSATATAAGKYVTAFTPDEAQNWLSAQSAAAGDTWFTTAGDEWKVDAEGDGSERVAAFWQGLLDSKQTLATERWGEGFTAALNDGSLIGHVGAAWEAGFLLDSLDGTPAEGQWRVAQLPDFGAGAMSGPDGGSGVSVMKGCEHPAEAMEFNAWFNTQVDDLASQGLVVAAKGDVETPEKMLRQFGGQDVLAELGTATENLNPDFPYAPGFSTLSKMNETAAAAVAGTATVADIFTTAQDTAVASLKDLGLPVAE; this comes from the coding sequence ATGGCAATCACCCCTCGCTTCACCCGCACCGCCGCGATCGTCGCGGTGGGCGCGGTGTCGGCCTTCGGCCTCGCCGCGTGCTCATCCGGCGATTCCGGTGAGAGCAGCGCCGGCGGCGACCCCGTCACCATCGAGTACCTGCACCGCCTCCCCGATGGCGAAGGGATGACCCCCACCTCGGAGATCGTCGAGCGCTGGAACGCCGATCACCCCGACATCCAGGTGAAGGCGACGAAGTTCGACGGCAAGTCGAGCGACATGATCCTCAAGCTCGAGACCGACGTGAAGGCCGGCAACGGTCCCTGCCTCGCGCAGACCGGGTACTCCGAGGTGCCGCAGCTGTTCGTCAAGGGACTGCTGCAAGACGTCGCGGACGAGGCCAAGAAGTACGAAGACGACTTCTCGGCCGGGGCCTTCAGCGGCATGAAGGTCGGCGACGCGATCGTGGGCCTCCCGCAGGACACCGGCCCCCTCGTGTACTTCTACAACGAGGCCGAGTTCACGGCGCTGGGCCTCGATGCCCCGAAGACGCTGGACGATCTCACGGCCGACTCCGCCACGGCGACGGCCGCAGGCAAGTACGTCACCGCCTTCACGCCCGACGAGGCGCAGAACTGGCTCTCCGCCCAGTCGGCCGCGGCCGGGGACACCTGGTTCACCACCGCCGGCGACGAGTGGAAGGTCGATGCCGAGGGCGACGGCTCCGAGCGTGTGGCCGCATTCTGGCAGGGACTGCTCGACAGCAAGCAGACGCTCGCGACCGAGCGCTGGGGCGAAGGCTTCACCGCCGCGCTCAACGACGGCAGCCTCATCGGCCATGTCGGAGCCGCGTGGGAGGCCGGGTTCCTCCTCGACTCGCTCGACGGCACCCCGGCCGAAGGACAGTGGCGTGTGGCTCAGCTCCCCGACTTCGGCGCCGGCGCGATGAGCGGCCCCGACGGCGGCTCCGGCGTCTCCGTGATGAAGGGATGCGAGCACCCCGCCGAGGCCATGGAGTTCAACGCCTGGTTCAACACGCAGGTCGACGACCTCGCCTCCCAGGGCCTCGTCGTCGCCGCCAAGGGCGACGTGGAGACCCCCGAGAAGATGCTCCGTCAGTTCGGCGGTCAGGATGTGCTCGCCGAACTCGGCACGGCGACCGAGAACCTGAACCCCGACTTCCCGTACGCCCCGGGCTTCTCGACGCTGTCGAAGATGAACGAGACCGCCGCGGCCGCCGTCGCCGGCACGGCGACGGTCGCCGACATCTTCACCACTGCGCAGGACACCGCCGTGGCCTCGCTGAAGGATCTCGGACTCCCGGTCGCGGAGTGA